The Prochlorococcus marinus str. MIT 9301 genome window below encodes:
- a CDS encoding DUF3493 domain-containing protein, producing MSKIDPELKKKLLKESQAPFKGLRRILWVAFSGSAFLGLLIMLSRIASGTELQQNNLLIQLGACIVFPSLLIFDRNKD from the coding sequence ATGTCAAAAATAGATCCTGAATTGAAAAAGAAATTATTAAAGGAATCCCAAGCTCCTTTCAAGGGGTTGAGAAGAATATTGTGGGTAGCTTTTAGCGGTTCTGCATTTTTAGGACTTCTCATAATGCTTTCCAGAATTGCAAGCGGAACTGAATTACAGCAAAATAACCTTCTCATACAGTTGGGTGCTTGTATAGTATTTCCTTCTTTATTAATCTTTGACAGAAATAAAGATTAA
- a CDS encoding glycosyltransferase family 2 protein, whose product MRSVNTWNLTNNKLHQLFKDNNEFISIKVRGNTWEPITRWLRLDSRIFRETTSKARITLCDIESLAEIYNYRSIRWKAKKLTPIPTKVIPQSIKNIFRKIPIIKQLAYELEIVFYKYSENISEHLISIVIPARNEAGNKELLINALNKFKNIPNKLEIIFVEGNSNDNTYDILKELKENFSNFFKIFLLKQTSKGKKNAVVEGFNISSGETLAIIDSDFTVDIDDSIAAIMESTKNKNILINCARTTFPMEKDAMRWANYIGNRLFAIFLSILINKPVSDSLCGTKVFSRKFFKLMKQNGSWDSKSDPFGDFTIIFEAAKNNIKILNYPVRYYARKSGAPNISRWIDGLKLLKVCWIYMISDI is encoded by the coding sequence ATGAGATCTGTTAATACTTGGAATTTAACTAATAATAAACTTCATCAATTATTTAAAGACAATAACGAATTTATTTCTATTAAAGTCCGTGGTAATACTTGGGAGCCAATCACTAGATGGCTAAGATTAGATTCAAGAATTTTTAGAGAAACTACTAGCAAAGCAAGAATAACTTTATGCGATATCGAATCTCTAGCAGAAATTTATAACTACAGATCAATTAGATGGAAAGCAAAAAAACTAACTCCTATTCCCACTAAAGTAATACCACAATCTATTAAAAATATTTTTCGCAAAATACCAATCATAAAACAACTCGCCTATGAACTCGAAATAGTTTTTTATAAATACAGTGAAAATATTTCTGAACATTTAATATCAATAGTGATTCCTGCAAGAAATGAAGCTGGTAATAAAGAACTATTAATTAACGCTTTAAATAAATTCAAAAATATACCAAATAAGTTAGAAATTATATTTGTTGAAGGTAATAGCAATGATAATACATATGACATTTTGAAAGAATTAAAAGAAAATTTCTCAAATTTCTTCAAGATATTTCTTTTAAAACAAACTTCTAAAGGGAAGAAAAATGCAGTCGTGGAAGGGTTTAATATTTCTTCAGGTGAGACTCTCGCCATAATTGATTCTGATTTTACAGTAGATATTGATGACAGTATTGCAGCAATTATGGAATCAACCAAAAATAAAAATATACTTATTAATTGCGCCCGCACAACTTTTCCAATGGAAAAAGATGCGATGAGATGGGCAAATTATATAGGAAATAGACTTTTCGCAATTTTTCTATCAATTCTAATAAATAAGCCCGTATCAGATTCACTCTGTGGAACAAAAGTTTTTTCAAGAAAATTCTTTAAACTTATGAAACAAAACGGAAGTTGGGATTCCAAGTCTGACCCATTTGGAGACTTTACAATAATATTTGAAGCTGCGAAAAATAACATTAAAATACTAAATTATCCTGTTAGATATTACGCTAGAAAATCAGGCGCACCAAATATATCTAGATGGATAGATGGATTAAAACTGCTCAAAGTATGCTGGATTTATATGATTTCTGATATCTAG
- a CDS encoding photosystem II high light acclimation radical SAM protein, with the protein MNFNLKFEKLNKKNYQRKHYGKILTVRLPCNPIFPIGPIYLADHIHKCFPDLEQQFIDLAIIPSNKVSKCLARKIDQFRPHLIIFSWRDIQIYAPVDGRSGNPLQNSFEVFYSKNILKKIRGSWGGLKLIASHYGEIYRNTSLVKMGLKRAQKYNKNIKVILGGGAVSVFYEQLGNLLPKGTVISVGEGENLIEKIIKGDSIEEERCYVAGQKPRSKLIHEQPSGTVKTACDYKYIKSKWPEFDWYIEGGEYYVGVQTKRGCPHNCCFCVYTVVEGKQVRVNPVKEVISEMKQLYDLGVRGFWFTDAQFIPAKKHIEDAKTLLQAIKDQGWDDINWAAYIRADNIDAELAQLMVDTGMSYFEIGITSGSQELVRKMRLAYDLETVLNNCRMLVKSGFKNHVSVNYSFNVFDETPSTIRQTIAYHRELENIFGKGLVDPAIFFIGLQPHTLLEKYALEHKILKPNYNPMSMMPWTARKLLWNPGSLGKKLGQVCLEAFDNTEDEFGKTVIDILERDYGKSSLKESLKVRPLSERKLAHSK; encoded by the coding sequence ATGAATTTTAATTTGAAGTTTGAAAAATTAAATAAAAAAAATTACCAAAGAAAGCACTATGGCAAAATACTAACTGTAAGATTGCCATGTAATCCAATATTTCCAATAGGACCTATTTATTTAGCAGACCATATTCATAAATGTTTTCCAGATTTAGAGCAGCAGTTCATTGATCTAGCAATAATTCCATCTAATAAAGTTTCCAAATGTTTAGCTAGAAAAATTGATCAATTTAGACCTCATCTAATCATTTTTTCATGGAGAGATATACAAATTTATGCACCTGTTGATGGTAGAAGTGGAAATCCCCTACAAAACTCTTTTGAAGTTTTCTACTCAAAAAATATACTTAAAAAAATTAGAGGTTCCTGGGGAGGATTAAAATTAATTGCATCGCATTATGGAGAAATATATAGAAATACTTCTTTAGTCAAGATGGGACTAAAAAGAGCACAAAAATATAATAAAAATATAAAAGTAATCTTAGGAGGCGGGGCTGTTAGTGTCTTCTATGAACAATTGGGAAATCTCCTCCCAAAAGGAACTGTTATTTCAGTTGGAGAGGGAGAAAATCTCATAGAAAAAATAATTAAAGGAGATTCAATAGAAGAAGAAAGATGTTACGTTGCCGGACAAAAACCTCGGAGCAAATTAATACATGAACAACCCTCAGGCACTGTTAAAACTGCCTGCGACTATAAATACATTAAATCAAAATGGCCTGAATTTGATTGGTATATAGAAGGTGGCGAATATTACGTAGGGGTACAAACAAAAAGAGGTTGTCCTCATAATTGTTGTTTCTGTGTTTACACAGTTGTGGAGGGGAAGCAGGTTCGCGTTAATCCTGTTAAGGAAGTAATCAGTGAAATGAAGCAATTATATGATCTTGGAGTAAGGGGATTTTGGTTCACAGATGCACAGTTTATTCCAGCCAAAAAACATATTGAAGATGCTAAAACACTTTTGCAAGCAATTAAGGACCAAGGCTGGGACGATATTAATTGGGCCGCATACATCAGAGCAGATAATATTGATGCTGAGCTTGCTCAGCTTATGGTTGATACAGGTATGAGCTATTTTGAAATAGGTATCACCTCGGGATCTCAAGAACTTGTTAGAAAAATGAGATTAGCTTATGACCTTGAAACTGTATTAAATAATTGCAGAATGCTTGTTAAATCAGGTTTCAAGAATCATGTTTCAGTCAATTATTCATTTAATGTTTTTGATGAAACGCCCAGCACCATAAGACAAACAATTGCTTACCATAGAGAATTAGAAAATATTTTTGGTAAAGGCTTAGTTGATCCAGCTATATTTTTTATAGGTTTGCAACCTCACACTCTTCTTGAGAAGTACGCTTTGGAGCATAAAATTTTGAAGCCAAATTATAATCCAATGAGCATGATGCCCTGGACAGCTAGAAAACTTCTTTGGAATCCAGGCTCACTAGGTAAGAAGCTTGGCCAGGTTTGCTTAGAAGCTTTTGATAATACAGAAGACGAATTTGGTAAAACAGTTATCGATATTCTTGAGAGAGACTATGGAAAGTCTTCCTTAAAAGAATCCCTTAAAGTCCGTCCTTTATCAGAAAGAAAATTAGCTCACTCTAAATAA
- the clpS gene encoding ATP-dependent Clp protease adapter ClpS, which produces MLSIKLEQSANNSAVIEKKPAELKNKSPKYKVLLHNDPVNSMEYVTISLREVVPQLSEQDAIAIMLEAHNTGVGLVIVCDLEPAEFYSESLKSKGISSSIEKED; this is translated from the coding sequence ATGCTATCTATAAAGTTGGAACAAAGTGCAAATAATTCAGCAGTGATTGAAAAGAAACCCGCTGAATTAAAAAATAAATCTCCAAAATATAAGGTTTTACTTCATAATGACCCTGTTAATTCTATGGAGTATGTCACTATTTCACTGCGAGAAGTTGTTCCGCAATTAAGTGAACAAGATGCTATAGCAATAATGCTTGAAGCACACAATACGGGCGTGGGTCTAGTCATTGTTTGTGATTTAGAGCCAGCAGAATTCTACTCAGAATCATTAAAATCTAAGGGAATTTCTAGTTCAATTGAGAAAGAGGATTAA